Within Sorangiineae bacterium MSr11367, the genomic segment GAAACAGATCGCCCAGCGCGGCGAGCAGCTCGCGCGCTTGCACCGGATCGTCGGTGACGAAGCCGGCCACCGCGTTCAACGTGTTCAGCACGAAGTGCGGTTCGAGGTTGCTTCGTAGGCGCAGAAGTTCGGCCTCGAGGCGCAATTGCTCGAGCTCGCGTGCGCGTTGGTCGTGGGCGCGGAGCGCGGCGGGGAAGAGAATCAGGCCGGCCCACGCGGCGAGCATGGGAAAGGAGTCTCCGACGCTGGTGACGACTTGGTAGGCGAGCGTATTCGGCTCGCTCGGATCGGGGATGCGAAGCGGCAACTGCGGGAAGAGTTGCGCGAGGATGAAGGTGCCAAGGAAGCTCGCCACCATGATGGGAAACGCCGTGACGAGGCCCAACATGGCCGCACGGCCCAGCGGCCAGCCGATACGCTGCGCAAACGCGAAGGTGTAGAGCACCGAGGCCACGCCCAGCGCCAAGGTGAGGCTGAACACCAGCAACGTGCCGATGGTGTAATTCAGCGGGAGCGCTCCGAAGGCCGCGCGCGGAACGAGCGGTGCCGCGACGGCGAGGAGGCCGATCGCGAAACCGACGAGTCCTTGACGAAACGAGATGGGCGACCGATTCACGATGGCTCCATGTTGGGGGACGAAGGCGGCGGAGGTGCGGGCACCTTCGCGCGCCACGGCATCAGTCCGCGCAGCCGCCCGCCGACGCGAACGGTGAAGGCGCGAAGATCCTCGAGCAAGGTGAAGACGACCGGGGTCGCCAGCAGGGTGAGAAGAAGCGACAAGGTCTGCCCGCCCAGCACGCCGATGCCAATGGCGCGGTTGGTGCCGGCGCCCGCGCCCGAGGCGATGACCAAGGGCACCAAGCCTGCCACGAAGGCGAAGGTCGTCATGAGAATGGGACGTAGGCGGTGCAGGTTCGCGATCATCACCGCATCGGGGCGCGAGTGGCCTTCTCGCTCGAGTGCGAGGGTGTGGTCGACTTGCAGAATCGAGTTCTTCTTGACGATCCCGAACAGCACGAGCATTCCCAGCGCCGAAAAGACATTCAAGGTTTGTCCCGCAACCCCGAGGGACAGAAGGGCGAACGGCACGGTGAGGGGGAGCGAGAGAAGAATGGTGACCGGTACCAGCCAGCTTTCGAATTGAGCCGCCAGGACAAGATACATGAACACCACCGAGAGCGTTGCGGCCAGCAAGAACGCTGCCGCGGCCTTTTCGAGCTCCCGCGCGTTGCCCACCACCTCGGCGCGGTAGCCGGGCGGTGCGCCGAGCCGCGCATACGCCACATCGAGCGCGGTCACGACGTCGTCCTCGCCCACGCCGGGAAGCGCATTCATGAAGACAGTGACCTGCCGCTCGCGGTTGACGTGGCGGATCTGGCCGGGGG encodes:
- a CDS encoding histidine kinase, yielding MNRSPISFRQGLVGFAIGLLAVAAPLVPRAAFGALPLNYTIGTLLVFSLTLALGVASVLYTFAFAQRIGWPLGRAAMLGLVTAFPIMVASFLGTFILAQLFPQLPLRIPDPSEPNTLAYQVVTSVGDSFPMLAAWAGLILFPAALRAHDQRARELEQLRLEAELLRLRSNLEPHFVLNTLNAVAGFVTDDPVQARELLAALGDLFREATGFRETHRVADEVSWLRRYVAIHELRHANLLQVSWSIDPAAQRMTMPALLLQPLVENGVKHGALRGPEARLSVRIAIEGDTLVAEVRDDGPGPGPRRAGGQGLSIVERRLAFHSGARGHFELSREGKETVARVRMEAVPLHNERNGRNGRNEREERAAE